The following are from one region of the bacterium genome:
- a CDS encoding DUF1559 domain-containing protein — protein sequence MFLKKGRGGFTLIELLVVIAIIAILAAILFPVFSRAREQARKSACLSNQKQIGMALMMYVQDWDETFPWWKIKCLFGDHDGLYWTEQLMPYLKNTQILLCPSSRRQARGWSWASNCWPGQHGRTNIETDYGYANWLMYNYDGPIKLAKIEDPANTIAIGDSGGGSFLNTAAIDTTGIIIHAAFAEWDGNPAGMSCLGNGGPCPPVIVDLNWMIEKATRHVGGSNLIFCDGHAKWFKADQIKRKPWGQFE from the coding sequence ATGTTTTTGAAAAAGGGAAGAGGAGGTTTTACCTTGATAGAGCTGCTAGTGGTGATAGCGATAATCGCTATCCTAGCAGCTATCCTGTTCCCTGTGTTCTCAAGGGCGAGGGAACAGGCTCGTAAGTCCGCCTGCCTGTCCAATCAAAAGCAGATAGGTATGGCGCTGATGATGTATGTGCAAGATTGGGATGAGACTTTTCCCTGGTGGAAGATAAAGTGCTTATTCGGAGACCACGATGGACTCTATTGGACGGAGCAATTGATGCCATATCTAAAGAACACCCAAATCCTCTTATGTCCAAGTAGTCGTCGGCAAGCGAGGGGATGGTCTTGGGCGTCCAATTGTTGGCCAGGACAGCATGGAAGGACGAACATAGAAACGGATTATGGATATGCGAACTGGTTGATGTATAACTATGATGGACCGATTAAGCTGGCTAAAATAGAGGACCCTGCAAACACTATAGCGATTGGTGATAGTGGTGGTGGTTCCTTTTTGAATACAGCTGCTATTGATACCACGGGGATCATCATCCACGCGGCTTTTGCTGAATGGGATGGAAATCCAGCCGGGATGAGTTGTCTAGGAAACGGAGGGCCATGTCCACCTGTCATCGTAGACCTTAACTGGATGATAGAAAAAGCAACACGCCATGTTGGAGGTTCCAATCTAATCTTCTGTGATGGACATGCCAAGTGGTTCAAAGCTGACCAGATAAAACGCAAGCCATGGGGACAATTTGAGTAA
- a CDS encoding DUF1559 domain-containing protein: MRKRSRGFTLIELLVVIAIIAILAAILFPVFSRAREQARKSACLSNLKQLGQAILMYVQDWDEVLPFAVPACAGPKHPQWWAQIYPYSKNASILHCPSSTTNWTMFTNPGGNCGGAPYCTELLPGMPAEGNFISYGAPTGLFGAAKCALGNTAYPCTGGGPGSGYGGKLAALKDVPNTIMLADSTKAMFAWAGYLQDGVIAPIVFANYQQGCPYGPCGPFYATFDDALRAVGKSEDAVTRHTGGANIVFMDGHSKWLPARQIRAKHRGGTLIMSWLDDQF, translated from the coding sequence ATGAGAAAGAGAAGTAGAGGGTTCACCTTGATAGAGCTGCTAGTGGTGATAGCGATAATCGCTATCCTAGCAGCTATCCTGTTCCCTGTGTTCTCAAGGGCGAGGGAACAGGCTCGTAAGTCCGCCTGCCTGTCCAATCTTAAGCAGTTGGGACAGGCTATTCTGATGTATGTCCAGGATTGGGACGAGGTTCTGCCGTTTGCTGTTCCCGCTTGCGCTGGACCTAAGCATCCCCAATGGTGGGCGCAAATCTATCCCTATAGCAAAAACGCTTCCATCCTCCATTGCCCATCCAGCACGACGAATTGGACGATGTTCACTAATCCCGGAGGGAATTGTGGAGGTGCTCCCTATTGCACTGAACTTTTGCCCGGAATGCCCGCAGAGGGAAATTTCATAAGTTATGGGGCTCCTACGGGACTTTTTGGGGCAGCGAAATGCGCTTTGGGAAACACAGCATATCCTTGCACTGGTGGTGGACCGGGTAGTGGTTATGGCGGAAAATTAGCGGCGCTAAAGGATGTGCCCAACACGATTATGTTAGCTGACTCCACGAAAGCTATGTTTGCGTGGGCGGGTTATCTGCAGGATGGTGTAATTGCTCCTATAGTATTTGCAAACTATCAACAAGGTTGTCCCTACGGACCTTGTGGTCCTTTCTATGCAACTTTTGACGATGCTCTTCGGGCGGTAGGAAAAAGTGAAGATGCTGTGACTCGCCATACAGGTGGAGCAAATATTGTGTTTATGGACGGTCACTCTAAGTGGTTACCAGCTAGGCAAATAAGGGCAAAGCACAGGGGTGGCACCTTAATTATGTCGTGGCTTGACGACCAATTTTAA